Proteins from a genomic interval of Rhodococcus rhodochrous:
- a CDS encoding ABC transporter ATP-binding protein → MTATHTLIAENLELGYGNRTVVENLDLQVPPGRITCIVGANACGKSTLLRSMSRLLSPRGGHVLLDGKDVHRLPAKKLARTLGLLPQSPIAPEGIVVADLVGRGRHPHQRVLSRWSREDDAAVADALAATHTTELAERSVDELSGGQRQRVWIAMVLAQQTDLLLLDEPTTFLDVSHQVEVLDLLTDLNRDRGTTIVMVLHDLNLAARYADHLVAMADGSIYASGDPSDVLTGKTVKAVFGLDSRVISDPVSGKPLVLPVGRHHIM, encoded by the coding sequence GTGACCGCAACGCACACCCTGATCGCCGAGAATCTCGAACTCGGCTACGGCAACCGCACCGTCGTCGAGAACCTCGACCTGCAGGTGCCGCCGGGGCGGATCACGTGCATCGTCGGCGCCAACGCGTGCGGGAAATCGACGCTGCTGCGGTCGATGTCGCGATTGTTGTCGCCGCGCGGCGGGCACGTCCTGCTCGACGGCAAGGACGTCCACCGCCTGCCCGCCAAGAAGCTCGCCCGCACCCTCGGTCTGTTGCCGCAGTCGCCGATCGCACCCGAGGGCATCGTCGTCGCCGACCTCGTGGGTCGCGGCCGGCATCCGCACCAGCGGGTGCTCTCGCGCTGGAGCCGCGAGGACGACGCGGCCGTGGCCGATGCGCTCGCCGCCACCCACACCACCGAACTCGCCGAGCGCTCCGTGGACGAACTGTCGGGCGGTCAGCGGCAGCGCGTGTGGATCGCGATGGTGCTGGCGCAACAGACCGACCTTCTTTTGCTCGACGAACCCACCACCTTCCTCGACGTCAGCCACCAGGTGGAGGTCCTCGACCTGCTCACCGACCTCAACCGCGACCGCGGCACGACGATCGTGATGGTGCTGCACGACCTCAACCTCGCCGCGCGGTACGCCGATCACCTCGTCGCGATGGCCGACGGCAGCATCTACGCGTCGGGGGACCCCTCGGACGTGCTCACCGGGAAGACGGTGAAGGCCGTCTTCGGTCTGGACAGCCGCGTCATCTCCGATCCGGTCTCCGGCAAGCCGCTCGTCCTGCCCGTGGGCCGGCACCACATCATGTGA
- a CDS encoding sulfurtransferase has protein sequence MNDTKPNTVSAEWLYEQLGDEDLVIVDATVHLSTPPDGSVHIEPGLATYLEEHIPGAVYADLFTDFSDHEAPQPFTAAPSDRFATAAGAVGIGEGRRVVLYDQKNGIWAARLWWQLRLEGFDDAAVLDGGLPAWKAAGYPVSDEQVVPHGATFTSQHRPELVRSTEEIAASLDDPNTLIINALDPATYRGESPSYPRRGHIPGSINIPFGDLVDPSTGRLKPAAELREIFDKAGALNPDVKPVTYCGGGIAASGLAHALAAAGRSDVAVYDGSLNAWTADASLPLVEGPDPR, from the coding sequence ATGAACGACACGAAGCCGAACACCGTCTCCGCGGAGTGGCTGTACGAGCAGTTGGGGGACGAGGACCTCGTCATCGTCGACGCCACCGTGCACCTGAGTACGCCGCCGGACGGGTCCGTGCACATCGAACCCGGTTTGGCGACCTACCTGGAGGAACACATTCCCGGCGCGGTCTACGCCGACCTGTTCACGGACTTCTCCGATCACGAAGCGCCGCAACCGTTCACCGCGGCGCCGTCGGACCGGTTCGCCACCGCCGCCGGCGCGGTCGGTATCGGTGAAGGACGTCGCGTGGTGCTGTACGACCAGAAGAACGGCATCTGGGCCGCGCGACTGTGGTGGCAGTTGCGGCTCGAAGGTTTCGACGACGCCGCCGTGCTCGACGGTGGGCTGCCCGCCTGGAAGGCCGCCGGGTATCCCGTCTCGGACGAGCAGGTGGTCCCGCACGGCGCGACGTTCACCTCGCAGCACCGGCCCGAGCTCGTGCGGTCGACGGAGGAGATCGCGGCGTCGCTCGACGACCCGAACACGCTGATCATCAACGCCTTGGATCCCGCGACCTACCGCGGGGAGAGCCCGTCCTACCCGCGGCGTGGACACATCCCCGGCAGCATCAACATCCCCTTCGGTGATCTCGTCGACCCGTCGACCGGACGCTTGAAGCCGGCGGCGGAACTGCGCGAGATCTTCGACAAGGCGGGTGCCCTGAACCCGGACGTCAAGCCGGTGACCTACTGTGGCGGCGGCATCGCGGCCTCCGGACTCGCGCACGCGCTCGCAGCTGCAGGACGGTCGGATGTTGCGGTGTACGACGGTTCGCTCAACGCGTGGACCGCCGACGCATCCCTGCCGCTCGTGGAGGGCCCCGACCCCCGCTGA
- a CDS encoding AAA family ATPase, with product MYRHALVIGKFYPPHVGHHHLVRRAAEVAERVTVVVMSSAAETIPLVDRVSWMRESHAADTAVTVTGIPCDAPMDLESDTVWTAQVACMKAAARTVTDVPVDAVVSSEKYGDELARHFSATHVCVDPLRVAHPASGTACRSDLTGRWDDLDAPARAGLTTRIVVLGAESTGTTTVSRELVRRFRNRGDVWERTGWVPEYGRQATYDKLGTGTIDDIVWTGDDFENIAVEQTRLEERAAREGSPLLVCDTDAFATTVWERRYLGSSERAWRGVRDRRALYLLTDYSGVPFVQDGIRDGEHIRARMTEWFVDALTATGRSWVLLTGSLEERVDLAERVADEALRLGSQFGAPL from the coding sequence ATGTATCGGCACGCGCTCGTCATCGGGAAGTTCTACCCACCTCACGTCGGTCATCATCACCTCGTCCGGCGTGCCGCGGAAGTAGCCGAACGCGTCACCGTCGTCGTGATGTCCTCTGCGGCAGAGACGATTCCGTTGGTCGACCGCGTGTCGTGGATGCGCGAATCGCACGCCGCCGACACGGCGGTCACCGTGACGGGGATCCCGTGCGACGCACCGATGGATCTGGAATCGGACACCGTATGGACCGCGCAGGTCGCCTGTATGAAAGCAGCCGCGCGCACCGTCACCGATGTTCCGGTCGATGCGGTGGTCTCCAGCGAGAAGTACGGCGACGAACTCGCTCGACACTTCTCGGCCACGCACGTGTGCGTCGACCCGCTGCGTGTCGCGCATCCCGCCTCCGGCACGGCCTGCCGCAGCGATCTCACCGGGCGCTGGGACGATCTCGACGCACCCGCCCGAGCCGGCCTCACGACCCGCATCGTCGTCCTCGGCGCCGAATCCACGGGCACCACCACCGTGAGCCGAGAACTGGTGCGACGATTCCGAAATCGCGGTGATGTGTGGGAACGAACCGGCTGGGTGCCGGAATACGGCCGGCAGGCCACCTACGACAAGCTCGGCACCGGAACCATCGACGACATCGTGTGGACCGGCGACGATTTCGAGAACATCGCCGTCGAACAGACGCGACTCGAGGAACGGGCAGCACGGGAGGGGTCTCCGCTGCTCGTCTGCGACACCGATGCCTTCGCGACCACCGTGTGGGAGCGACGCTATCTCGGCAGCAGTGAGCGGGCGTGGCGCGGTGTCCGCGACCGGCGAGCGCTGTACCTGCTCACCGACTACAGCGGTGTTCCGTTCGTGCAGGACGGCATCCGGGACGGCGAGCACATCCGCGCGCGGATGACGGAGTGGTTCGTCGACGCGCTCACTGCCACGGGACGCTCGTGGGTGTTGCTCACCGGCAGTCTCGAGGAACGGGTGGACCTGGCGGAACGGGTGGCGGACGAGGCGTTGCGGTTGGGCTCGCAGTTCGGCGCGCCGCTGTAG
- a CDS encoding AraC family transcriptional regulator, whose product MKSVEAVESRTLPVYEAGEIDVPFVIAGMDELVSRETRFEAHSHPTHELLWNDRGASTATIGSRTWTITPTMGLWIPAGVLHWGVLPAGTWYRTAHFGIESAPSLSDGPVAVEMTSLLRLLLDRLTDDRLGDDSRSLTERMVIDVLAPAENELMVQVPSSPVVRPIVEAIAEDPSDPRTLSDWAAELGVSTRTITRTFRSETGLSLGRWVAAVRAQRAVMLLGHGTDVDDVAEQVGYRSASAFGAAFRRITGTTPGMFRVG is encoded by the coding sequence GTGAAGAGCGTCGAGGCGGTCGAGAGCAGGACGTTGCCGGTCTACGAGGCCGGCGAGATCGACGTGCCCTTCGTCATCGCGGGCATGGACGAGCTCGTCTCCCGCGAGACCCGCTTCGAAGCGCATTCGCATCCGACGCACGAACTGCTGTGGAACGACCGGGGTGCCTCCACCGCAACCATCGGTTCGCGCACATGGACGATCACCCCGACCATGGGCCTGTGGATTCCGGCGGGCGTGCTGCACTGGGGTGTCCTGCCCGCCGGAACCTGGTACCGCACCGCGCATTTCGGGATCGAATCGGCCCCGTCGTTGTCCGACGGACCGGTGGCGGTGGAGATGACATCCCTGCTGCGACTGCTGCTCGACCGGCTGACGGACGATCGTCTCGGCGACGACTCGCGCTCGCTGACCGAACGCATGGTGATCGACGTGCTCGCACCGGCCGAGAACGAACTGATGGTGCAGGTGCCCTCGTCGCCGGTCGTGCGGCCGATCGTCGAGGCGATCGCCGAGGACCCGAGCGATCCGCGGACGCTCTCGGACTGGGCGGCCGAACTCGGGGTGAGTACCCGCACCATCACTCGCACGTTCCGGTCGGAGACCGGTCTGAGTCTCGGACGCTGGGTCGCGGCGGTGCGTGCCCAGCGAGCGGTGATGTTGCTCGGTCACGGCACCGACGTCGACGACGTCGCTGAACAGGTGGGCTACCGATCGGCGAGTGCGTTCGGTGCGGCCTTCCGCCGGATCACCGGTACGACGCCCGGGATGTTCCGCGTAGGCTGA
- the pnuC gene encoding nicotinamide riboside transporter PnuC produces the protein MMIAFLNSTAFTALGTPTTWAEVFGFVSGAWCVYLVGRQSILNWPIGIANNLVWILLFATAGLYADSGLQVVYIALAVWGWSNWARGRDGDALPVTGTSTTEWSVLAVVGVAAVIGLTALLEVATNSTVAFWDATTTVLSLLATWGQAKKRWESWLLWIAADLIYIPLYLHKGLTLTALLYAGFLLLCIRGLLAWRRSMAAERQLVEVR, from the coding sequence ATGATGATCGCATTTCTGAACTCGACGGCGTTCACCGCGCTCGGTACGCCCACCACCTGGGCCGAGGTGTTCGGCTTCGTCAGCGGCGCGTGGTGCGTGTACCTGGTGGGGCGGCAGTCGATCCTCAACTGGCCGATCGGGATCGCCAACAATCTCGTGTGGATCCTGCTCTTCGCGACCGCCGGGCTCTACGCCGATTCCGGACTGCAGGTCGTGTACATCGCGCTCGCCGTGTGGGGGTGGAGTAACTGGGCGCGGGGCAGGGACGGGGATGCCCTGCCGGTGACGGGCACGAGCACGACCGAATGGAGCGTGCTCGCGGTCGTCGGTGTCGCTGCGGTGATCGGGCTGACGGCACTGCTGGAGGTCGCGACGAACTCGACCGTCGCATTCTGGGACGCAACCACCACCGTGCTGTCATTGCTGGCGACGTGGGGACAGGCGAAGAAACGGTGGGAATCGTGGCTGCTGTGGATCGCCGCCGACCTGATCTACATCCCGCTCTACCTGCACAAGGGGCTGACGCTCACGGCGCTGTTGTACGCGGGCTTCCTGCTGCTGTGCATTCGGGGCCTGCTCGCCTGGCGACGCTCCATGGCGGCCGAGCGGCAACTGGTGGAGGTGCGCTGA
- a CDS encoding FecCD family ABC transporter permease, translating into MTATLETIDTGIDDLAASRIRRGRRRRLVIAVLATLVVAAFVASLMFGRTFYPPADVLRVVLGQDVAGANFTVGRLRLPRAVLAVVAGICFGLGGITFQTMLRNPLASPDIIGISSGASAAAAFAIIVLGLGGTGVSVFAIVAGLAVALLIYGLSYRGGVAGTRLILIGIGIAAMLDSVTSYLLSTAATWDLQETMRWLTGSLNGATWGATVPVIVALLVLGPVLLVQTRNLSMVQLGDDAAQALGVRVERTRVFAIVSAVGLIAFATAAAGPIAFVAFLSGPIAARIVGRGTSLFVPAALVGALLVLVADFVGQYAFGTRYPVGVVTGALGAPYLVYLIIRSNRAGGSL; encoded by the coding sequence GTGACCGCCACACTCGAGACCATCGACACCGGCATCGACGACCTCGCCGCGAGCCGGATACGACGGGGACGCCGACGCCGTCTCGTCATCGCCGTGCTTGCGACCCTCGTGGTCGCGGCCTTCGTGGCGAGCCTGATGTTCGGCCGGACCTTCTACCCGCCCGCGGACGTGCTGCGCGTCGTCCTCGGACAGGACGTGGCCGGCGCGAACTTCACGGTCGGCCGCCTCCGGCTTCCTCGCGCGGTCCTCGCGGTGGTCGCCGGCATCTGCTTCGGGCTCGGCGGCATCACCTTCCAGACGATGCTGCGCAACCCGCTCGCAAGCCCCGACATCATCGGCATCAGCTCCGGCGCGAGTGCCGCGGCGGCATTCGCCATCATCGTGCTCGGACTCGGTGGCACCGGGGTGTCGGTCTTCGCGATCGTCGCCGGTCTCGCCGTGGCTCTCCTGATCTACGGACTGTCCTATCGCGGCGGGGTGGCGGGCACGCGCCTGATCCTCATCGGCATCGGTATCGCTGCCATGCTCGACAGCGTCACGTCCTATCTCCTGAGCACCGCGGCGACGTGGGACCTGCAGGAGACGATGCGCTGGCTCACCGGCAGCCTCAACGGTGCGACCTGGGGGGCGACGGTGCCCGTGATCGTCGCCCTCCTGGTGCTGGGACCGGTGCTGCTCGTGCAGACCCGCAACCTGTCGATGGTCCAGCTCGGCGACGATGCCGCGCAGGCACTCGGCGTGCGGGTCGAACGCACACGCGTGTTCGCGATCGTCTCGGCGGTCGGGCTCATCGCGTTCGCCACCGCCGCGGCCGGACCCATCGCATTCGTCGCCTTCCTGTCCGGCCCGATCGCCGCGCGGATCGTGGGGCGGGGCACGTCGCTGTTCGTCCCGGCGGCACTCGTCGGGGCGCTGCTCGTGCTGGTCGCGGATTTCGTCGGCCAGTACGCCTTCGGCACGCGCTACCCGGTGGGCGTGGTGACGGGTGCGCTCGGCGCGCCCTATCTCGTCTACCTCATCATTCGCTCCAACCGCGCGGGAGGCTCGCTGTGA
- a CDS encoding iron-siderophore ABC transporter substrate-binding protein, whose product MRSKRLLTIAAASVAVALGLTACGSSDSSDTAESGSGSGEYPITIEHALGTVTLDEKPERVATVNWANHEVPLALGVVPVGMAAANFGDDDGNGMLPWVEERLEELGAETPVLFDETDGIDFEAVSDTNPDVILAAYSGLTQEDYETLSEIAPVVAYPEAPWATSWRDMIELNSAGLGMAEEGKELVASLEQEISDAAAAHPELEGKATMFLTHVDTADLSQVSFYTANDTRAAFFEDLGLATPKSVADASTDDAFSKKVSAEQVDVFDDVQIIVTYGDQELVDALEADPLLSQMPAVRNGSIVFLDGSGPLGTAANPTPLAISWVLSDYVQLLSDAAAKTNAE is encoded by the coding sequence ATGCGTTCGAAGCGCCTCCTGACGATCGCCGCCGCATCCGTCGCGGTCGCCCTCGGTCTCACCGCCTGTGGATCCTCCGACTCCTCGGACACCGCCGAGTCCGGCTCCGGTTCGGGCGAGTACCCGATCACCATCGAGCACGCGCTCGGCACCGTCACCCTCGACGAGAAGCCCGAACGCGTCGCCACGGTCAACTGGGCCAACCACGAGGTGCCGCTCGCGCTCGGCGTCGTGCCGGTGGGAATGGCAGCCGCCAACTTCGGTGACGACGACGGCAACGGCATGCTGCCGTGGGTCGAGGAACGTCTCGAGGAACTCGGCGCCGAGACCCCCGTGCTGTTCGACGAAACCGACGGCATCGACTTCGAGGCCGTGTCCGACACGAACCCCGACGTCATCCTCGCCGCCTACTCCGGTCTGACGCAGGAGGACTACGAGACCCTCAGCGAGATCGCTCCCGTCGTCGCGTACCCCGAAGCTCCCTGGGCCACCTCGTGGCGCGACATGATCGAACTGAACAGCGCCGGGCTGGGTATGGCCGAGGAGGGCAAGGAGCTCGTCGCGAGCCTCGAGCAGGAGATCTCCGACGCGGCCGCCGCCCACCCCGAACTCGAGGGCAAGGCGACGATGTTCCTCACCCACGTCGACACCGCCGACCTGAGCCAGGTCAGCTTCTACACCGCCAACGACACCCGCGCCGCCTTCTTCGAGGACCTCGGACTGGCCACCCCGAAGAGCGTCGCGGACGCCTCCACCGACGACGCCTTCTCCAAGAAGGTCAGCGCCGAGCAGGTCGACGTCTTCGACGACGTACAGATCATCGTCACCTACGGCGACCAGGAACTCGTCGACGCGCTCGAGGCCGACCCGCTGCTGTCGCAGATGCCCGCCGTCCGCAACGGCTCGATCGTCTTCCTCGACGGCTCCGGCCCGCTCGGTACCGCAGCGAACCCGACGCCGCTGGCGATCTCCTGGGTCCTCTCCGACTACGTCCAGCTGCTCTCCGACGCAGCTGCCAAGACGAACGCGGAGTGA
- a CDS encoding FecCD family ABC transporter permease has protein sequence MPSAPEKGRSAIGNSVWLLVLLGVLVLLVIASITIGSRNVDWADIVAALGGATDNIGQGAIAKRIPRTVLALLVGAALGLAGAVMQGVTRNPLADPGILGVNMGASLAVVIGMAWFGLWTQTSMIWIAIIGAAAAAVFVYTIGSLGRGGATPLKLALAGAATSAALASFVTAVILPRGDIAGSVRSWQIGGVGGANYDAISQALPFFVVGFAICLLSARSLNSLALGDDMAAGLGERVALARGISSLGAVLLCGAATAIAGPIAFVGLVVPHLCRLLIGIDNRWLLPFSALVGAGLLTAADVVGRIVARPAEIDVGIITALIGAPFFVYIVRRQKLREL, from the coding sequence ATGCCGAGCGCCCCCGAGAAGGGGCGCTCGGCCATCGGCAATTCCGTCTGGCTTCTCGTTCTGCTCGGTGTGCTCGTCCTGCTGGTGATCGCATCGATCACGATCGGTTCGCGCAACGTCGACTGGGCCGACATCGTCGCGGCCCTCGGCGGCGCCACCGACAACATCGGTCAGGGCGCGATCGCCAAACGCATCCCGCGCACGGTGCTCGCGCTGCTGGTCGGCGCGGCGCTCGGTCTCGCCGGTGCCGTGATGCAGGGGGTGACCCGTAATCCCTTGGCGGACCCGGGCATTCTCGGCGTCAATATGGGCGCCTCGCTCGCCGTCGTGATCGGCATGGCGTGGTTCGGGCTGTGGACGCAGACCTCGATGATCTGGATCGCGATCATCGGTGCCGCCGCTGCTGCGGTGTTCGTCTACACGATCGGGTCGCTCGGGCGCGGGGGAGCGACACCCCTCAAACTCGCCCTCGCCGGTGCGGCCACCTCGGCGGCGCTCGCGTCGTTCGTCACCGCCGTGATCCTGCCGCGCGGCGACATCGCCGGCAGCGTGCGGTCGTGGCAGATCGGCGGCGTGGGCGGCGCGAACTACGACGCCATCTCCCAGGCGCTGCCGTTCTTCGTCGTCGGCTTCGCCATCTGCCTGCTGTCGGCGCGCAGCCTCAATTCGCTCGCGCTCGGCGACGATATGGCTGCCGGGCTCGGAGAGCGCGTCGCTCTCGCCCGCGGCATCTCGTCGCTCGGTGCGGTGCTGCTGTGCGGGGCGGCGACCGCCATCGCCGGTCCCATCGCGTTCGTCGGCCTCGTCGTGCCGCACCTGTGCCGGTTGCTCATCGGCATCGACAACCGGTGGCTGCTGCCCTTCTCCGCTCTCGTGGGAGCAGGACTGCTGACCGCCGCCGATGTCGTGGGCCGCATCGTGGCGCGACCCGCCGAGATCGACGTCGGCATCATCACCGCGCTCATCGGGGCGCCCTTCTTCGTGTACATCGTCCGACGGCAGAAATTGCGCGAACTGTGA
- a CDS encoding phosphoenolpyruvate synthase: MGYVQNFREIDRTAVSIVGGKGASLGELWRIADVDVPEGFCVTTDAYRTVLSELPHVDDLLERLANAEPDDIAALSAWIRAEIEGCTIPGDIAEEIAAWVRDLGEDVPVAVRSSATAEDLPTASFAGQQDSYLDIRGVEDVLRHVSRCWASLFTERAVAYRVNNGFDHRKVHMAVVVQRMVFPQASGVLFTADPVTSDRTVSRVDAVAGLGDDLVSGLVNADAYAVRAGEVVDRTQRQKVPVLTDTHLVELVQLGRRIEAHFGRPQDIEWCLADDVFHIVQSRPITTLFPVPEAGDDDNHVYLSVGHQQMMTDPLKPLGISMWQLTSRAPMRHAGGRLFVDVTPMLASPTQGPGIVGMIGSSDPLFGDALRTVLDRGFVPTRPDDPAAARVGLPPAPDAIDPAVVPELVARNEAAIVESARLIENETGSALLDIIRADIRELQDSLFGKEVGEVLAAGMQAAERLNELGQEWLGKKNVADVVSRSVPYNVTSEMGLALLDVADAARPYPDVVAFLRQVDEEGFDDARFLDALGAREGGPQVRAAFEDFLGKYGRRCVGEIDITRPRWGERPTMLVPMVVSNLDNFEPGAAAQRFDEGRRRAEEKKRELLERVRGLPDGEQKAREIERLVDRVRAFAGYREYPKYGMVGRYFVYKQALLREAERLVRAGVIDEKEDIFFLRFDELEDVVRAPRPVGDLVTERKREFASFATLTPPRVLLSTGETLTGAYSRDGLPDGALPGIAVSTGVVEGRARVVTDMDRADLEPGDILVTAFTDPSWTPAFVTVSALVTEVGGVMTHGAVIAREYGLPAVVGVEGATRIIRDGQRIRVHGTEGYVEILT, from the coding sequence ATGGGTTACGTACAGAATTTTCGGGAGATCGACCGCACGGCGGTGTCGATCGTGGGTGGCAAGGGAGCGAGTCTGGGGGAGTTGTGGCGCATCGCCGACGTCGACGTGCCCGAGGGGTTCTGCGTGACGACGGACGCTTATCGGACGGTGCTCTCCGAGCTACCGCATGTCGACGACCTGCTCGAGCGACTCGCGAATGCCGAACCCGACGACATCGCAGCGCTGAGCGCGTGGATTCGTGCGGAGATCGAGGGGTGCACGATCCCTGGCGACATCGCGGAGGAGATCGCCGCGTGGGTCCGCGACCTCGGGGAGGACGTGCCTGTCGCGGTGCGCTCGAGCGCGACCGCCGAGGATCTGCCGACGGCGTCGTTCGCGGGGCAACAGGACAGTTACCTGGACATCCGGGGCGTCGAGGACGTTCTTCGGCATGTGAGCAGGTGCTGGGCCTCGTTGTTCACCGAGCGCGCCGTCGCCTATCGGGTGAACAACGGCTTCGACCACCGGAAGGTGCATATGGCCGTGGTCGTGCAGCGGATGGTGTTCCCGCAGGCCTCGGGTGTTCTGTTCACCGCCGATCCTGTCACCTCGGACCGCACGGTGTCCCGGGTGGATGCGGTCGCCGGGTTGGGTGACGACCTGGTGTCGGGTCTGGTGAACGCCGACGCGTACGCGGTGCGTGCCGGCGAGGTCGTGGACCGGACGCAGCGCCAGAAGGTACCGGTGTTGACCGACACGCACCTCGTCGAACTCGTGCAGCTGGGCAGACGCATCGAAGCGCACTTCGGGCGTCCCCAGGACATCGAATGGTGCTTGGCCGACGACGTCTTCCACATCGTGCAGAGCCGCCCGATCACCACGCTGTTCCCCGTTCCGGAGGCCGGCGACGACGACAACCACGTGTACCTGTCCGTCGGTCACCAGCAGATGATGACCGATCCGCTGAAGCCACTGGGAATCTCCATGTGGCAGTTGACCAGTCGTGCGCCCATGCGACACGCGGGTGGACGGCTCTTCGTCGACGTCACGCCCATGCTGGCCTCACCCACCCAGGGACCGGGCATCGTCGGGATGATCGGCAGCTCCGACCCGCTCTTCGGCGACGCGCTGCGAACCGTGCTCGATCGAGGATTCGTCCCGACGCGCCCGGACGACCCTGCTGCCGCGCGGGTCGGTCTGCCACCTGCCCCGGACGCGATCGACCCGGCCGTCGTGCCAGAACTCGTCGCCCGCAACGAGGCCGCGATCGTCGAATCGGCACGTCTCATCGAGAACGAAACCGGTTCGGCGCTACTCGATATCATCCGCGCCGACATCCGCGAGCTGCAGGATTCGTTGTTCGGTAAAGAGGTCGGAGAGGTGCTCGCTGCCGGTATGCAGGCGGCCGAGCGGCTCAACGAGTTGGGGCAGGAATGGTTGGGGAAGAAGAACGTCGCGGACGTCGTCTCCCGCTCGGTGCCCTACAACGTCACGTCGGAGATGGGGTTGGCGTTGCTCGACGTCGCCGATGCCGCGCGCCCGTACCCGGACGTCGTGGCGTTCCTGCGGCAGGTCGACGAGGAGGGCTTCGACGACGCACGCTTCCTCGACGCACTCGGCGCGCGTGAGGGCGGACCGCAGGTACGAGCGGCATTCGAGGACTTCCTCGGCAAGTACGGCAGGCGGTGTGTCGGGGAAATCGACATCACCCGGCCCAGGTGGGGTGAGCGCCCCACGATGCTGGTGCCGATGGTCGTGAGCAATCTCGACAACTTCGAACCCGGTGCCGCGGCACAGCGTTTCGACGAGGGTCGCCGCCGAGCGGAGGAGAAGAAGCGCGAACTCCTCGAACGCGTCCGGGGTCTGCCCGACGGGGAGCAGAAGGCGCGGGAGATCGAGAGGCTCGTCGACCGGGTCCGCGCTTTCGCGGGATATCGCGAGTATCCGAAGTACGGCATGGTCGGCCGCTACTTCGTCTACAAGCAGGCGCTGCTGCGTGAGGCGGAGCGTCTCGTCCGAGCCGGGGTGATCGACGAGAAGGAGGACATCTTCTTCCTGAGGTTCGACGAACTCGAGGACGTGGTGCGCGCACCACGTCCGGTCGGTGACCTCGTCACCGAGCGGAAGCGGGAGTTCGCATCGTTCGCCACTCTCACACCCCCTCGGGTATTGCTGTCGACAGGCGAGACACTCACCGGTGCGTACAGCCGTGACGGCCTGCCCGACGGTGCCCTGCCCGGTATCGCGGTGTCCACCGGTGTCGTGGAGGGCCGCGCCCGCGTGGTCACCGACATGGACCGGGCCGATCTCGAACCCGGCGACATCCTGGTCACCGCGTTCACCGACCCCAGCTGGACCCCGGCGTTCGTCACCGTCAGCGCGCTGGTGACGGAGGTCGGTGGTGTGATGACCCACGGCGCCGTCATCGCGCGCGAGTACGGGTTGCCGGCCGTCGTGGGTGTCGAGGGCGCGACCCGCATCATCCGCGACGGGCAGCGTATCCGCGTACACGGCACGGAAGGGTACGTCGAGATCCTGACCTGA